In the Pocillopora verrucosa isolate sample1 chromosome 4, ASM3666991v2, whole genome shotgun sequence genome, TATTGTACGTTGATACTAGCGTAAGACACGTTAATGAGATGGGAGCCCCTTCGTGTAGATTCCAGAGAAAATTCGTGTTGCGATTTAGGGATCTAGAGATTTAGTGATTTTCAATACACTAAGTTTATGGTATTTGGAAGGTCAACCGTGGAAGATTTTCCCTTCATATAGGTTGGAAAGATATTTCCTTCTCGTAAAAAAGGGAACCAAAGAATTCTGTACTGAGGAGGTCAAGAATTCCTCTTTTGCTACATTGTAAATAGAAGGGAGTACCTTTGCTACAGAAACTATAACTACGaataatcattttttaaataatttaattgttgtatgttttcctttttgccaGAGAAGCAATGTCTCAAAACTTGATCAAAACTGGGCATAAAAGCTTTCTTCTCagaattttcatgtttttacgAACAAACCATAACAAGAAGAAGAGTTGGTTTTGTCAAAATTATACTTTTAAAAGGAGCTGAAGTAGGCTCTGAAAAGTTTGTTTGGTGCTCTCAGTGATTTTCTTACACAACGAGGGAAGATTTGTCCAATTTCAAGATTGTTGGATATCTTGAAGTAGATACTTAGTCTAATCAGATGTGTCTGGAGTTTAGACGTCAGTGCCGTGTCATCAGATGATGAAGGGTTGGAATCAgatacattttacatttcttctctCCGTTTCCCAGTTCATCGAAATAATAGGCAGGGAGGTTTTTATTCTCCATTTAGTGATATTTGCTACTTTGTGTAATATATCTTTTGCATCGTGTATTGTGATTGTAGCAGTAGTCTGACAGCACTTGCAAAGTGATGCGCTTATTTGCGAGTCATTCGCTATGTTGTGTAACTAGAACGGAACGTATATtgtgatagaaaaaaaagaaagagagagaaattgtTTTGGTTAACCCACAACTATGGGTCCTAAGAATATGTTGTTCTTGAGTATAAAATTCATTTAAGAAGAGATCGGCCTTTACTCTCGAGCTCTTTCGAACAATTAAAGATTTCCGTTTCGCAAATGACACATTTCTGattcgcaaattacagatttcgagtctatttcgcaaattacatattttgatttcgtttcgtttcgcaaattacagtaagcccTCCCAACGAATCAGCAAGAAATGAAACAACGGTTAGATGATGACATCGAAGCAGCTGAGGCAGGGCTGCATGCGGACGCCGAACGAGAGCTCTGAAATTTTAGAGAAGTTTTTCGTCCAAGCATTCAAAATTTTAGGTACAGAAAATTTGCTCACTTTTTTGTAATTCCTCCTCCAAAAGTTTCCTGCGGTCTTTGGCAGAAGAGACGTAAGAGGCAAGTGTCGTGTATAGTGATGACCACGTGTggaaatgaatgaaagtgatgTAATACACTCGGGACCAACGGATTTGCATGTATCTATAAAGCGTGTGTTTAATTTATTCTGAGAGTTCTTTTCGCCGAAAAGAGCAAATGTGTAACGGATGTGAATAAACGGTTTCAACTTAACCGTACTACAGCAAGTTTGATCTGCTTCATTGCTGCAGCTTTCTTGCATAAATCGAacagttttgcttttttctttacttttccgCCCTCACCCAACTGAATGCCTCTCTTCTACAACTAATTTTTCATCTTCCCACATCAAATTTCGATATATTTTCGCCCATTTTCACCGCCACATCACTTATCCCTTATACTGACGAGAGAGACTTCCCACTATGCTTTTTCTCCGCGCCGTAATCTCGGCACCAGACCACTGAACCGCGAGAATTCGGAATTGGCGTTCTCCCTGCGTTGAACGCAATAATTTGCCATCGGTGTTTCcgttctcaaaattttcaaacccaAGCGATTTTACTTTGCTTTAAAGCAAATGACAACCACGAAGTTTTGACATACACGTGCACAGCTATAAACCTTCTCGTTAAAGCTATTTTTCCGCTACGTTCTTGATGCCGTTGCCATTCTCGATTCATCTTGTCTCGACCGCGGTTATCCAACGGTGGTCCAGATCCTTTTTAAAGCACAATGCTGTATATAACCTTCTCATTCCttcctctctctttctctccctccctctcttcAACACTGTTTTTTCATGCGCTTTTTTCGTAATAATGTGTGTGAGGGTTGGGATGGAGTTGATTTATGAAAGTACCGAGTGGTACAATTGACGCCATACATCTTATCATCAAAACACTTTCTTATGCTTTTTTATGACACtttttcaccaaaattttcaaatcaaaattctggTGAAGGATGGATGAATTATGCATGAAGTAtcaaataattcaagttttattttcaacatttaagttttgttttcaaaattcaagTTCTATGCGCACTTCGGTTAGGATTTCAAGTCTCCCATCCTGTCGCTTTAGGGTAGTTGTCATAGGAAAACCTTTTGACGGAGCTAAAATCTCACCAAAGTAATTTATAGTCTCGTCAAAAAATATCTTTCGTTGAACCAAACTTCGTAAGAATTCTGCTTCTTCTGtcgttcccagggtcctctctcttcctcccTCGATGATGAGAGGAGGCCAGGGTGTTCAGGTGAACAGTCCGGATTATCTCTTTTGTGTCTTTGTGTCATTGTAACATGGTATTTCATAGCCTTCTTCACATtagggaatttttttctccGCTCTTAAGATTGTTGGATATCTTGAAGTTGATATCGAATCAGATGTGTCTGTGTTTTAGACGTCAGGGTATCATCAGAAGATAAAGGCGTTGGCCCCACATTTTATACTTCTTCTTTCCGCTTCCCTGCTCATAGGCATGTACGCAGAATATACTAAGAGACTCTTCCTCttaatttagtgttatttgATACGTTGTTTAATTTGTCACTTTGATAGTGTATTGTGATGCCGGGTGGCATTAGTCTGACAGCAGTTGCAGAAGTGATGCGCTTATTAGCGAGTCACTCGCCATGTCGGAACGTGTactgtgaaagaaaaaagaaagggagGAATTGTTTAGGTTAACCCGAAACTGTGGGTCGAAACAAAACGTTGTTCTTGATTAAAATACCTATTTAATAAGAAATCGGTCTTTACGCTTGAGCTCTTTCAAACAAACCTCTTCCCTATAGAAAGTTCTCATTTTTGCGCGAGGCTTACTTTCCATTTTAAAAGCTATATTTGACGGACAACTCCCTGAAGAATGTTTTCACCGCTTGCCCTGTTTTCAAAATATGCTTGCTAAGCTCGTTATTCTTTCGAGTAACCTGTAGCCGACGTTCACATATCTCCTTGATTGATATTATAACGAACCGGGCGATTAATcaaaatttcagctaaaaagaGAGGGGCTCTTTTTGCAAGGAGGACACTTAGTCGAAGCGGCGGATGAGGACTTAGTATTATCCTGTACAGATTCCGCTGTAGTTAAAGCTTAAAAACTTATTTATAAAAAGGCAATAGCAACAGGTTTTCCTTTTATCCCTAATGTATAAGACCATCTGAGAAAGTGGGGAGGAGGGAATGCTTTCTCAAGGGGGGAGCTTGTATGACATTATGGCCCAAGGGTTGGTGCTTATCCGGGGGAGAAAATAAAGTATGTGAGAAACACTTTTGAAGTTGACTCCCCGTTGTCTAAATTGGAATAGGTTTCTGTTATGGTGAAATTGTGTCAGTTCATTATTGTGCCGCTGGGGTGGTTTTAAACCACAACATCACAAAAGactttttcttggaaaatcaGAGAGACTACGTACCATGCATCATTCTTGCTGAAGATATAGAGACTGGAGTGTGTAATTTTCATTCGTTGTCAAACTAATCTTTTGTATTATTATGGTTTAAATATTTCTTCTCTCATTCCCATCCACGaattatgtatatatatttttttactctctAGTTTTGGAAAATGTTTGACTTTTTGCCAAAGTCAATCTTTTCGGAGAATCGTCCAAACTAAACAAGATTTCAGAAGGCGTTTTCTTCAGCTAAGGATAAAGACCACAATCGTCGAACACACTCGTTCgtttttatgtttcttattttgctgTCTTTGCTTACGcaaattcttgttttgttttatttttccgtCTTTGCCGGAAATCTGTCAAGATTCATTCAGTCTCATTCTCACTCTTACCTTTTGTTATATTGTGAAAAACCCTCAATCAAGCTAACACTCCATGTcaagttttcaaacaaatgtAACTCCTAGCTGATTTAGGCCCCGTTCTGACTTTAGACATATTTTCTAGTTCTTTGTATCCTGAAAAGTGAACAGTTTAGACCACGACgaacaaaaaaatgtaaatgagcTGAGAGATGTACGCCTACAAAATCAGATGAAAACTGTGAAGGAGTTTAGTCTAAATTTACATAATAGAAATACATGAATCGAGGCTCTGATAATTAACATTTCAATCAATTTCTTATTTGATTCTTATGCAAAATCAATTTTGACCAAGAGTATTGAGGCGGGAGAAAGATATGGAAACGTAGTCACGAAAATGCTTGACGAGAACagagggaaaaagaaagaaaattaatttttaaagagtTCATGAGCAGGCTTTACAACTAGACATAAAGAGAACAAGTGAATTTGTCGCCAATTCACTAAAATGACAAGTTTTTATAAGGCAATTAAGAGCGGTGAGATCTGCTTTGTGAGTTAATCATGCGTTTCATCCTATCTTTACACACAACGATCTCTGCAATCCTTGCAGTGCGTTATTTCAGATCGCTGCAAATAAAATTGGCCAAATGAAAAGTAGTCAGTGTAGAAACCAGTCCCCCTCCTAGCCCCAGTCTGCGTGGCTATCCTCATAAGTCTGATTTTCGCGCGGATCATGCAAATATAACGATGTTAGCTCGAGCAAAAGGCAATCGCAAGAACGTTCTTATGCAGCCGTATTCCAAAATCGTCAGGTAAATTGCCATTAGTATTGCCTATGTTATACATATTACTTGTTATTTACAGTCTTGTGATGAGTCTTTCCGTTCTTGATATATTATGTTCGTAATACTTAACCACTGGCAATGGCGTGTAAATAAGAAGAGTTCGGTCGAGTCGCCAGGAAATTAGACTCCCCTTAAATTGATTGCTGGTACGTTAGATACAGTCAGTTCCTGATCTTGTTTACAGTGCTACATCCGCGGGAGAGGGGAGCAATCAGTTTCTTATCAACCATATAAAGTTAATAAGATCTAATACCGACCTTCGACCTGAAACCCTAGACCCTCGACCACAGGACGGACTCAACGAGAAAAAAACCCTCCCCATGTAAATTTACACGAATGTGTCTCTTTGAACGAGTTTTTAAGGTAAGAAAACTTGATGGGTTTCCTTGAAATTTGGTCTATGAAGACTCTTTTCATGACAACCAAAAAGATGTTAGGGGATCCCTTTTTTGCAATTTATCTCCGCACTGGCCTCTGAAGTAAAGCGTATCGGCAAAATTTTGCCAAATTAAGTTGACAGAAAGATGACAACGCAACTAATAGGAATATGGGAAAAACATCATCCCTTTCGAATTGTCACGTCTTAGACGATTAGATATTGGACCAAGCTAAAGGAAGCAAGTTTAGTCAGATTCAGTATATTTCATAACATTTCATTGACGAGTAGTTTATTTTGGTTATGTTGCAAATAGCACGTTGACTGTTTTTTTTGAGCGAAGGACAACCTAGATGTTGATACTGGTGGTTTGTAAACATGTTACTCTGTCAATGGCAGAGGGTGAGATATGAACCACACTAGTGGGACCTTGCACTGATGAACATTTCGTCGTTGACAGCCGAGTGATTGACGTTTCCACAACCTGAGCAGAAATCATAATCAGGGTCTTGTCAAGTAAGGAATTGTGATTGGTTAGTCGAGTGTTAAAAGTCAGGTTCGTGAGAGTTAATTGGTTACTGACTGTAAGACTTAGTTAGCTTATTTgagttgtgattggtcagtttcgatAATTACGTTAAGTAGGATAGTTCTCTTCAGTTTTGACCAAATAAATGATTAAACGAGGTACAGAAGAATAGAAAATCCAGTTTTCATAACAAATGCTTTAAATTTTTAGCATCATTATTCTGAATCACCTCTCCAAACAACTTTGTGCGCACGAGCTGGTGCTTATCTAATCACCTTTGGTGACGTAGAATTCTAAATCATAATAGCgtgataaaggaaatgaaacaatGGGCATACTGTTTTTCGTTATATACTTTGCAGTGTTAATATCACCAGGTAAGAAGAGCAATACCAGAATTTTACGTATTTCTTACCTGGTAGGTTTACTTCCACAAGCCTTTCTAGGGAATCTAGCATTTACCTCGTAGTTTTACTTGAAATGCCAGCAATAATAAACGTACTTACTTTTTCTCAAAACGATAAAAGGTCATTAAATTCCCAGTACATTATACAGATGATCATGGATGCTAGAAGAGGCCTACTCTTAAACCTTAAGTCGCTTTAAGTCGCCTTAGGTCGCCTAAAGTCGCCTTAAGTTTCCTTAAGTTGCTACTGGTTACACAATGTCACAAGGGTTCCACCCTTCCCAATTGACCCTATCCACTCCACTCCAATCATAGTTTTCTGCAGCTAGAAAAGTagttggagagactggaaaggAAGTAGTTTTACGAAGGACCTTAGCATTTGGTTCTCAGCATGGTATTGGGGTGTTTTGTCTAACTGAGGCAGGAGACCAACAAATTAGTTGGGTTACTGAAAAGAACCCGCGCAATTTTGGATGCTGTTGGAAAGGCATGCGACTTGCCAAACTTTCATGCCAAAATTGACAGTGCAAGTGCCAAGAATATTGGAGACAAGTTTACCAtgataacaatttttataatttgtggagctttgtgaaataattaataCACGTAAATAatcatgttatttttaattaattacgTGGAAAATTTATGGATAGTTTCATGAAAGTTGATGTTGGGCATATAACCCATGATATTTTCCTGGCCATTTACTTACTAGCTTTAactgtataattttacaatAACTGTTGTGGTAATTCTGTGTGAACAGTTTTAGCTAAATTGGTTTCCTGGCTTTTTATTCACTAGCTTTgactttataatttaacaataactGTTGTGGTAATTCTGTCAGATTTTATCCTTCAATCCGCTAATCTTTAGTACTGAGTGGGATTTTAAACATGGGTATTTCCCAAAGGTAGCTTTTCTAGATGGTGGTGTTTCCTTACAACAACGCTGTCAAGTCTTTctcgttttatttcatttttgatgttttcatttccATGTTGGTGGAGCTGTTCTTAGACTTTGCGTTATTTTACTTTCAGGCCTCTTGCTTCGCTGCCACATTTGTCCACCCCATGAGCGGCAAGATCTATCCGTTTGTCTCGCACACTCGCCCCAGGAATGTAAAAATTATGAGAACGCTTGCTTCTTTGAATACCATGGAAGGATAAAGAACATGGGCTGTGGCCGTGACTGGCATAAACCAGCGGGATGTCATGGAAATACATGCGTAAAATGGTGTCATAGTGACTTGTGCAACAAAGAGCTCATCAAGCATTCACCTTTTCGAAAGGAACTTAAAGAAGACAGCGCTCCGGATGACACGGGAAACTGGTTTATTGATCTGTTTGGCGGTAGCTCGATGTTATCGGCTGCTTCAATTTGTTGTACTCTTACAATGTGCTTTTGTGCAGTGGTCTTCCCTTGAGAATCGATAAATACCCCTATTTTCTTAAGTTTCTCGATTGTAACATAGTTCTCTCGGCTCTGAAATCAGCTACGAATCACCGTTCGTGTCCTCTGAATAAAATGCGTTCTTTcgtaagattttcattttctttaacagCGACTTAAAGCTCTTTCCCTTTGAATTAAGAGCTCACTCTTGTTATTCTTTTTGCGTTTGCATTTGAGTATATGCACGTGAAGATATAGGAAATTTGTATCACCTTTGATGACCTTTTAGTATAATGCTGCTGGCTGCATGATTATTGCAATTTTGACCTCTTTTCACTTCCAATCATAAGAGAACATACCACGGTTGTGGTACGGGTCAGGAAAAAGACAgggaaaaataaatatcttCAAGGTCAAGAAGAAAGTAAGAGAATTTAAGTCTTTGAAGAAGTtacgaaaaaattaaatttctagaCATTCATCTTATTTTCGCCCTCTTCATGATGAAAAATGGTGAAACCCTCCTTTTCGATATGTTGATGCTACTCACGGTTATCGTTTTGTTTCAAACATTTGACAGATTTCCGACCAGCATATTCTTTCCCACGTTTGTAATTCAAGTTGATTTGTGAATTAAATcatacattttccttttcttttattttcatttttctctcatagatgaaatcatgttattacctacaCATACATAACTGATATTCTATTTTTTATACAGTAGACTTACTACGAAAACTCTGATTGATCGGGAGTTACAGCCAATATGTAATAGCATGTCAAGTTGACAtaataacccaatatctgcagcagatattgggttatcatgtcgaGTTCAAAGTCTCGCACTTCAAGCTCCTCGTCTCGTGTTCATTCAGGGaggtgtcttcttttgcagattgttcaaaaaatatgtaataaacaattattgaatttgatttttgcATGACATCGTGAATCATTCCACCTTCGGCTTTGGCACATAACTCAGACCTCGGCGTTGATAATTCATGATCTCATGCTCAACCTCACCCAATAATTACTTAGTATTCCTTATTTCAACTGtagatatttcaattttccctCTACCTTTCTTTAGTTTTGAGTTAGCGTGATAACTTGACATAGTTTCTGCTGACAAATGCACTTATTCGGTCGGTTGTCAAAATTTTACTCTCAGGTAGAGCGTTATCAGGGTAAAAATTACAatgcaaaatttttacagttttacTTTCGGAAACGACCAATTAATCCTGTAGAACTTACAACGAAGGACACAGGCTGCCAATTTTAATCTGCGTCTGCCAGATAAACTTCATTACACCATGTGACTACTGCacgtaaaataaatttttcaaataaaaatttggacATTGCTTGTGTATCATTCACCACAACAAACGCACAGCAAGAATTTACTTTAAGCAGGAAATGTCGAATTAAAGTTTATTCGTAAATAAAAACGCAGTAACAGCTACTAGTAAAAAGTAATCGCGAAGAAAAAAGAACGCTTTCGAAAATCTTTGTGAATAGATTTTTGTAGATGGGTTTCGGAGAGTACAACAGATAAAAGTTTGCATACTAATTATGACCTGGATAGCCACATAAATGGACGTTATCGCAGCGTTTTTGGTATCCCCCAACCCAAAAAGTTAGAGGTTTCGGCACTCCCATTCCAGAACACTCAAAGTGAtatccaatattttttttttgcaaaatctcACCATCAGCTTTACTGGGGAGGAGAATATTGTTCTACCCTCCAAGCTCAGAAAAAGAGGGGATACCTAAATCCTCACTGATATGACTATCTTCTAATATGCAAAATATTAATGATGATATTGGCATCCCTTCCAACATACAAACCAAGTTCCCTCAAACCACCCTCATAGTCATTAAAGGATTTAGAGGAGGGAATTTCCAAGTCTCTGGTGAAACCCGTCCAATTTCATATGTTGGAAACTGTCATATTCTTCCGGTTTACATGACCTACATAGTTCTTATTCTTATCTTTAATACATGCAGAAGATCACAATCATGTGAACTATGCATAAGAATAGTACTTTCCAGCTACAGTCTTCGTGTCTAGTATAGCAGGATACAGGGATACCAAAACGCGGGGATACCAAAAACGCTGTGACAACGCCacgtaaaaaaaacttatttgatGCAGGTAATATTGGTATGTGTATTACACATAAGAAACCGACTTTGATGTATTAGTATGGGCACGAGTCGATCAAACTGGGCACGAAAGGACTAAGAACGAGATGACTAGTGACACTTAAAGTAAGGTCGGCAATGTTATTACCTGCGTTAAATAAATAGGCGGCCACCTAttgctgtttatttttctatgCTACAATAAACGAGTTTGATCCTGTTTCAACggtaataaatttaaaatagcaAATGGAGAAGAAAAATCACACTCACAGTAGCTGTTATTGTTAAAAAAGCCACAGGCCTAAACACTTGACTGTTCTATATAAATTATCACACTTACCTTGCGGTAGTTAAGAGAGtattacagtaaatggtttgaactcGGGGATAACATGAAATGGCGTAGTTTGATCTTCCAGGTGAGTGTAATCCAATCCTGACGAGAAgtgttgtcggtagtggtgactgacgtttcgaccacctgagcggaagtcatcatcagagtgaAGTGAATActtgttgtcagtcgaatgtgTTAAGTCCGGGTCGATAacctgattggtcagttttgctaTGATGTTGTTcgctgtaagactcaagtggcgtaggtcagtgGTAATTGGTTGGTCTTGATCCGTCGCATTTTTATCTGTTTCGCCCGTTTCCGCCTTCTTGATAATCCCACCTCCCACGTTTTCCGCCTTTCATATCATCTCCAGAGTGAAGGAAAGAAAGGGAGGAAAGGATAGAGGgaggaagaaaggaaggaaTGGGGAAAAAATaaacggaaagaaaaagagcagcgtgaaaaaaaaattaacaaaaatgaataaaagaggTATTACAACCGGAATTTAAAGGTCCGGGTGACGGGAAGatgacacccccccccccttctcccaTCCTGTTACGGACCCGCACTTTTCAAAAAGGAGGAAATTACAGATTATTTACGATTTAATTATAATTTCAGCAGAATATTGAAACCGTTTCTTACTCTTGATCACGCAGAGTCACTCGTGATCACTCGTGTGTACTTTTGGACAAGACCCTTTTCCTACGGTTTTGAAAAAAGGAACTCCATGTCGGTAAGTTTAAAGCGCCATGTacctatttattcatttatttatcatataagAAAGATTGCCGTTACAGAAATCAGAAATAAGACGGCAGGAAATGAATCACTTCTTGAGGTCGAATGCAATTGTTCCCTAGTTTTTGTACATCGAAAAACTATTACTTGTATCAAAAGGCTTCTAAGAACTAGATTAGCAAATTTTCTGAGACTAAACTGTAACATGTGAACTTAACGGCTCAAAGTTTTGTTTGAGGAGTTGGCGAGCGAACTAGATAGAACATAAAGGCGTGATCGTTAGCGCCTATAGAGACTGAATAAACAGCTATGCTCATAAGTGTTAATGCAGTAAGCTTTAAATTGCAATGTAAAGTGTTTATTAGGAGGtaattattttacaaaacaaTCCTAATTTAAGGAAAAGTGTAAAGCAGGCGAAGAACAGTCTCTTTGGTGGGCGTCTAGGATGACAAACCCGAACGACTGCCACGAAAAAGGCTATTGTGGTTTGAAAATGTGATTAAAGGATTTTTACTTGAAATCATTCATTATTTGTTCTGAATGAAGATCACAGACAAGGAACTTAATGAAAGGATCATTTACGTGATATTAAGGTAAATACCTCATGGCTCATCCGTAATACACAGAATACTGTTTGTTTGGACGTAAGGGATATTTTAATCACACGAAGTACCAGGTCGATTGGCCTGCAAACTGAGCTATGAACTTAGAATTGGGTGAATTTTGGAGTCAATAAAAACGAAGCGTAACACAGTTAATGTGATCAAATTCCTTGTTTCTTAGTGTCATTAACAACTCATTTAACGCACATTAGGCTAAAAGCAACCGACTTCGTTACATGGCATTGTTGGGAATCTTTGCAAACATCCACGCACTACATCTCAGTTTTGTTATAAACACATTATGAAGAGCTTAATGACGTGTCAACTGACCTATGCGTAGCTCCGGATAACTTAAGGCCGCTATAAAAGCTTATTAGCCGAACTCAGCTGCCAAACATTAGCAAATTGAAGTGACTATGGCGCACAGCAGTTCTAAGCCGAGCACAAGAAGCGCACCAGTTTTTTACGTATCAAGAAAGGAAACATTCAGCGCTGGCCATAGGTTAGTGAACCCGAAGCTCAGTGAAGAGGAGAACTGGCAATTATTCGGAAAATGTACAAATCCAAACGGCCATGGACATAACTACCGGGTTAAAATTACTCTCCGCGGAAAACAAGATCCTAAAACCGCCATGGTAATGCACTTAAGCAAGGTGAAAGAGCTTCTGAAGTCAGTACTTGAACCACTCGATCACAAAAATCTTCATATGGATATCGATTTCTTCAAGATCAACATGAGCACAACAGAGAATACAGCCAGGTACATATGGAATGAGATGGATGAAGTGCTACCCAATGGTATCTTGTATGAAGTTAAAGTGTCCTCCACTGATAACAACACCTTCGTATATAGAGGAGAGGTTGAATAGCCCTACCATTTGAtggttcagtttatttttttgggaaaaaagacaaaaaaaaatagtttaggTCACTTTTTTTACACATTAATGGTTGACCAAAGAGTCGGAGACACCTTTTTTTCTTAAGTGAAACAGACTAGCTTCGTACAAACAAGCACTGTTTAGACTTGACTTGTGGAAGCACTATGTAGATATCTTTCAGTCAAACATCAAACAAAATGTTAAGTAATACAAATGATTGTTTATTTCGAACAATACTactcaaaataaataacatcaaGAAAACAGATCAAATTGTGAGACGCACATTTCATCAAATACTAAGTACACGTAATTTTTAAAAGTCATGAGCCGAGTGGACCCGAATGGTACGCCTTTTACGAACTTGTAACAATCAATGCTTATGTTCAATTTACATTTCGCATGCAGTCTCTTTATGATGTGCATCAATGACATCTTGCGGCAAGATAACATTACGGTGAAAGACATTCTGAAATTCTGAAACTTAAGGTACTTGTATTATATTGTGCCAGGCTAATGTGATGTTTCTTCTGAAGATCTTGCATTATGTTATTTGGTGATCCGTAACACCACGAGATTACCCTTTAATGCTTAGTTTGGCAAAAGTGCGGTTGACAGGATTGTTGCCTACTGATTGGATCTCATGTTCTAAGCTAAGCCACCGTTAAGTTTATTGACAGATAACAATTAGTAAAGACAAACAAACGAAG is a window encoding:
- the LOC131785333 gene encoding 6-pyruvoyl tetrahydrobiopterin synthase-like, yielding MAHSSSKPSTRSAPVFYVSRKETFSAGHRLVNPKLSEEENWQLFGKCTNPNGHGHNYRVKITLRGKQDPKTAMVMHLSKVKELLKSVLEPLDHKNLHMDIDFFKINMSTTENTARYIWNEMDEVLPNGILYEVKVSSTDNNTFVYRGEVE